A window from Mixophyes fleayi isolate aMixFle1 chromosome 12, aMixFle1.hap1, whole genome shotgun sequence encodes these proteins:
- the DPM3 gene encoding dolichol-phosphate mannosyltransferase subunit 3 has product MTKLAQWLLGVILLGGAWVTLTFDLLGLELPGAYREVIWPFPVYLLVTFGCYSLATIGYRVATFNDCEDAAQELQQQIQEAKRDLRGRGLRF; this is encoded by the coding sequence ATGACGAAACTGGCGCAGTGGCTGCTGGGAGTGATCCTACTGGGTGGAGCCTGGGTCACACTGACCTTTGACCTCCTGGGCCTGGAGCTCCCCGGGGCCTATCGGGAGGTGATCTGGCCGTTCCCGGTCTACCTGCTGGTCACATTTGGCTGCTACTCCTTGGCCACCATCGGGTACCGCGTGGCCACGTTCAACGACTGTGAGGACGCAGCGCAGGAGCTGCAGCAACAGATCCAGGAGGCCAAGAGAGACCTGAGGGGGAGGGGCCTGCGCTTCTGA